The DNA sequence TTGGCTGAGCCAGTCTTTTCAACTCCATTTTGATCAAGAACTGCTTCGCCTTCGGCACATCTGCTGCCTTCGACTTAAAGACTTTATCAAAATTTGGTTGATTGATGACTGATTTAAGATCTTCAATTAGGTCATTGAATTCTTGTAGTTCAGCTGACATAAATGGGTGTTATCCCTCTTACAAAATTAATACTTAAAAGCGAGCGACGGCTCATTTATAATCTGTATTTCTCATTGAGTATAAGACAGATTTCGTCAATTAGTCAGTTAGTTAAGCAACATGTGTGCCACGGTTGGTACTAAGAAGGGGTAATGGCAAAAAGTAAAACAGCGTATGTGTGTAACGAGTGTGGCGCAGAGTTTCCTCGATGGCAAGGCCAATGCGGAGAATGCCGCGAGTGGAATACCATTACCGAAATTAAACTAGCTCCTAAGAGTACAAAGTCGGGGTCTCGTTACGAAGGTTACGCTGGTCGAGTTGAAAACAAGGTTCAAACGTTGGATAAGATAGATCTGCAAGAGCTACCTAGGTTTAGCAGTGGTTATAAAGAGTTTGACCGTGTACTCGGTGGTGGTGTTGTTCCGGGTTCGGCTATTTTGATTGGCGGCAGTCCTGGTGCCGGCAAAAGTACCTTGTTATTACAAACTATGTGTTATTTGTCGGAACACATGAATACTTTGTACGTAACGGGTGAAGAAAGTTTGCAACAAGTCGCGATGCGAGCTCACCGATTGGGCCTTCCGACGAATAAACTCAATGTGTTAGCCGAGACGAGTGTTGAGGCGATTTGCACTCATGCCGAAAACTTAAAACCGCAAATTATCGTCGTTGACTCGATTCAAGTAATGCATGTCGCAGATATTAGCTCAGCGCCGGGAAGTGTGTCACAAGTACGAGAAGGGGCGGCGTTTTTAACTCGGTTCGCTAAGCAAAATAACATCGCAGTGTTAATGGTTGGTCACGTAACAAAAGACGGAACCTTGGCAGGACCCAAAGTACTAGAACACTGTATCGATGCCAGTGTAATGCTCGATGGCGATGCTGATGGGCGTTACAGAACAATGCGCGGTCACAAAAACCGCTTTGGTGCAGTAAACGAACTCGGTGTCTTTGCTATGACGGACAAAGGTTTAAGAGAGGTGAGTAACCCTTCGGCAATCTTTTTAAACAGAGCCGATGGAGACTCTTCGGGTAGCTCTGTGACTGTTTTGTGGGAAGGTACACGGCCGCTATTGGTTGAGATCCAAGCTTTGGTTGATGCTTCTCAATTAGGTAATCCACGTCGTGTTGCTGTTGGTTTGGAACAAAACAGATTGGCTATGTTACTGGCCGTATTACATCGTCATGGCGGTTTGATGTTAGGTGATCAGGACGTGTTTGTGAATGTAGTTGGCGGTGTAAAAGTCACCGAAACCAGTGTTGACCTAGCGTTATTACTGGCGATGGTTTCAAGCTTTCGAGACAATCCACTTGAACGAGAACTTGTGGTGTTTGGTGAAGTTGGCTTGGCAGGTGAAATTCGTCCAGTACCAAGTGGTCAGGAGCGATTGAAAGAAGCTGCGAAACACGGTTTTAAAAAGGCCATAGTGCCAAAAGCCAATATGCCGAAAGAGCCAATTGATGGAATGAGAGTTATTGGCATAACCCGTCTTAGTGAAGCTCTAGAACACCTTTAAATAAAAAAGAGGGCGTTAGCCCTCTAATGTCAAATGCTCGAGTTGGCGCTCGAGCAACTCAGCGTCACCAGAGTTTAGCTCTATTAAGCGACGTAAATGAGTCATGCTTTCTATGTCTATTTTTTCCCATTTAATGCCAATGCTGTGTGGCTCGCAGTGGGCAACTTCACCAACCATGTCAATGTGAACATCTGAGCCTTGCAGTAAAAAGTCTACCGTAGCAGTCTTACCTACACAGTCTCCAAGTGAATCAGGGGTAGAAATCAGCGCGCCTTTTAATGACAAATCTAATATGCTTGTATCAAATGATTGTTGACCAACCGAGAGTGTCGCTGGAGTAGAAAAAAGAACTCGTGTGTAGTAACGCTTATTTTCCATGCTTTGCCCGTTAAAAACTGCTTTTACTTTATATATTAATAGCACGTTGAAATCAGATTACAAAATAAACAAAGACAAACCAAAAGAAAGCCACAACCTCACAAATAAGTAATAAAAAAACGCTGCCAGAGCAGCGTTTTTTTAGTTGTATCATTTTAACGTGAAAAGGTAATACTATTTCAAACGCTTGTACTTGATACGATGAGGCTCAGCAGCATCGGCGCCGTAGGTTTGTTTTAACCAAGCTTCATATTCAGTGTAGTTACCTTCGAAGAACTCAATTTTACCTTC is a window from the Psychrosphaera ytuae genome containing:
- a CDS encoding PilZ domain-containing protein, translated to MENKRYYTRVLFSTPATLSVGQQSFDTSILDLSLKGALISTPDSLGDCVGKTATVDFLLQGSDVHIDMVGEVAHCEPHSIGIKWEKIDIESMTHLRRLIELNSGDAELLERQLEHLTLEG
- the radA gene encoding DNA repair protein RadA; amino-acid sequence: MAKSKTAYVCNECGAEFPRWQGQCGECREWNTITEIKLAPKSTKSGSRYEGYAGRVENKVQTLDKIDLQELPRFSSGYKEFDRVLGGGVVPGSAILIGGSPGAGKSTLLLQTMCYLSEHMNTLYVTGEESLQQVAMRAHRLGLPTNKLNVLAETSVEAICTHAENLKPQIIVVDSIQVMHVADISSAPGSVSQVREGAAFLTRFAKQNNIAVLMVGHVTKDGTLAGPKVLEHCIDASVMLDGDADGRYRTMRGHKNRFGAVNELGVFAMTDKGLREVSNPSAIFLNRADGDSSGSSVTVLWEGTRPLLVEIQALVDASQLGNPRRVAVGLEQNRLAMLLAVLHRHGGLMLGDQDVFVNVVGGVKVTETSVDLALLLAMVSSFRDNPLERELVVFGEVGLAGEIRPVPSGQERLKEAAKHGFKKAIVPKANMPKEPIDGMRVIGITRLSEALEHL